The following coding sequences are from one Mycobacterium bourgelatii window:
- a CDS encoding type III polyketide synthase: protein MTVTTHLNAAEAIARASGGAPHIVGAAAAFTPNRYRQDEVARELTEAAGPEFMRFAATTGVDQRSLALPLSRYPKLSGFTEANDAYIEVAVDLGEQAVVSALADAGIKPHEVDTIVMVSSTGVAAPTVDARLIERIGLRPNIKRLPLFGLGCVAGAAGMARVHDYLRGYPGDVAVLLSVELCSLTLQRDDTSIPALIGVSLFGDGAAAVVAVGADRAPLHPNAYQGPRVLATQSRVLPSTAEVMGWRVGSSGFQLVMSRDVPTMADDYLAEEVDGLLAQHGLSRDDISTWVCHPGGPKVLDSIENALGLPAAALVHSRNSMRDNGNISSASVLDVLRRTLVERPGHGTFGVMLAMGPGFSFELLLLRW, encoded by the coding sequence TGAACGCCGCTGAGGCGATCGCCCGTGCCAGCGGCGGCGCGCCGCACATCGTCGGCGCAGCAGCCGCATTCACACCGAACCGGTACCGCCAGGACGAGGTAGCGCGCGAGCTCACCGAGGCCGCCGGGCCGGAGTTCATGCGCTTCGCCGCCACCACTGGCGTCGACCAGCGCAGTTTGGCGCTGCCGCTGTCGCGCTACCCGAAGCTGAGTGGCTTCACCGAGGCGAACGACGCCTACATCGAGGTCGCCGTTGACCTCGGCGAGCAGGCGGTGGTGTCCGCACTCGCCGATGCCGGCATCAAGCCCCACGAGGTGGACACCATCGTGATGGTATCGAGCACGGGAGTCGCGGCGCCCACCGTGGACGCTCGGCTTATCGAACGAATTGGACTGCGGCCCAACATCAAAAGGCTGCCGCTGTTCGGCCTTGGCTGCGTGGCCGGCGCAGCGGGGATGGCGCGTGTACACGATTACTTGCGCGGCTACCCGGGGGATGTAGCCGTGCTGCTGTCGGTCGAGCTTTGCTCGCTCACGCTGCAGCGCGACGACACCTCGATCCCCGCGCTCATCGGTGTGTCGCTGTTCGGTGACGGAGCGGCCGCCGTGGTCGCCGTCGGTGCCGATCGGGCTCCCTTGCACCCCAACGCATATCAGGGGCCACGGGTCCTGGCCACCCAGAGCCGGGTGCTCCCGTCGACCGCCGAGGTGATGGGTTGGCGCGTCGGCTCCAGCGGATTCCAGCTGGTGATGTCTCGCGACGTTCCGACGATGGCGGACGACTACCTGGCCGAAGAGGTCGACGGCTTGCTTGCCCAGCACGGCTTGTCCAGAGACGACATCTCGACCTGGGTATGCCATCCCGGCGGGCCGAAGGTGCTCGACTCGATCGAGAACGCCCTCGGTTTGCCCGCGGCAGCGTTGGTGCACAGCCGAAACTCGATGCGCGACAACGGCAACATCTCCTCGGCGTCGGTCCTCGACGTGCTGCGTCGCACGCTGGTCGAGCGGCCGGGACACGGAACGTTCGGGGTGATGCTCGCCATGGGCCCGGGCTTCAGCTTCGAGCTGCTTCTGCTGCGTTGGTGA